A stretch of the Vitis vinifera cultivar Pinot Noir 40024 chromosome 16, ASM3070453v1 genome encodes the following:
- the LOC104882142 gene encoding uncharacterized protein LOC104882142: protein MNDDDRSKEDEIVKEEVKKKDMLLAPPFPMALQSKKVVNNAPEIFEVLKQVKVNIPLLDMIRQVPTYAKFLKDLCTIKRGMHLKKKAFLTEQVSAIIQCKTPIKYKDLGCPTISVKIGNTFVKRALLDLGASVNLLPYSVYKQLGLGELKSTSITLSLADRSVKFPRGIIEDVLIQIDNFYYPVDFVVLDTEQGTSRLNHVPIILGRPFLATANALINCRSGVMQLTFGNMTIELNIFHSCKKHGTKEEEELKEVYLIELPMKELVKEKVEDNFSKLGEAISNERIEVWRINEEIQPLKLMKWSFSFKKVKTMKHGVHNNPKIMKKKFKEWHDQLIQKNKFKEGYFKPHIFQGKLKYQGVGPFIVCKPYPN from the coding sequence atgaATGATGATGATAGATCAAAGGAAGATGAGATTGTTAAAGAAGAGgttaagaagaaagatatgcTCTTAGCTCCACCTTTTCCCATGGCTCTTCAATCCAAGAAAGTGGTAAATAATGCTccagaaatttttgaagttctcAAGCAAGTCAAAGTCAATATACCACTCCTTGACATGATTAGACAAGTTCCAACCTATGCCAAGTTTCTTAAGGATTTGTGTACCATAAAGAGAGGGAtgcatttgaaaaagaaagcttTCTTGACTGAACAAGTTAGTGCAATCATCCAATGCAAAACCCCAATCAAGTATAAGGATCTGGGATGTCCAACTATCTCGGTGAAGATTGGCAACACTTTTGTGAAAAGAGCACTtttagacttgggggcaagtgtgaatctTCTTCCTTACTCGGTATATAAGCAATTGGGGCTTGGAGAACTAAAGTCTACTTCCATCACACTTTCATTGGCGGATAGATCGGTTAAGTTTCCAAGAGGAATTATTGAAGATGTGTTGATCCAAATCGATAACTTCTATTATCCAGttgattttgtggtgcttgatacggaACAAGGAACTAGTAGACTCAACCATGTTCCTATTATACTTGGCCGACCTTTCCTTGCCACAGCAAATGCATTGATTAATTGTCGAAGTGGGGTGATGCAACTTACCTTTGGTAACATGACAATTGAGCTGAACATTTTTCATTCATGTAAGAAGCATGGTACCAAAGAGGAGGAGGAACTTAAGGAGgtttatttgattgaattgcCTATGAAAGAGCTAGTGAAAGAAAAGGTTgaagataatttttcaaaacttggtGAAGCAATTTCCAATGAACGGATTGAAGTTTGGAGGATCAATGAAGAAATTCAACCTTTGAAGTTAATGAAATGGTCTTTTAGCTTCAAGAAAGTGAAAACCATGAAGCATGGTGTGCACAATAATCCAAAGATCATGAAAAAGAAGTTCAAGGAATGGCATGACCAACTTATTCAAAAGAACAAGTTCAAAGAAGGCTATTTCAAGCCACATATTTTTCAGGGAAAGCTTAAGTACCAAGGAGTTGGTCCATTCATTGTTTGCAAGCCATATCCAAATTGA
- the LOC104882113 gene encoding paired amphipathic helix protein Sin3-like 5 has protein sequence MAHSTKRVYPPFPRVRSAALLEAAIYLRSVKTALRGDQEKCASFTKLMEDYLHHRVTVEQVVSVVKELFRDHEELIVGFNDYLPEEHRISVPVQDI, from the exons ATGGCTCACAGCACGAAGAGAGTCTATCCTCCTTTTCCAAG GGTGAGATCAGCAGCCCTTTTGGAGGCAGCAATATATCTAAGATCAGTAAAGACCGCATTAAGGGGCGACCAAGAGAAATGTGCTTCATTTACAAAACTCATGGAAGACTACTTGCACCATAG GGTTACTGTGGAGCAAGTGGTGTCAGTAGTGAAGGAGCTATTCAGAGACCATGAAGAACTGATTGTCGGTTTCAACGACTACTTGCCTGAAGAACACAGGATTAGTGTTCCAGTCCAAGACATCTGA